One region of Synechococcus elongatus PCC 11801 genomic DNA includes:
- a CDS encoding arylsulfatase, with amino-acid sequence MPSLFSRLCSRLSLRPLQSVLAGFLALILVISTGFWWTPAIAQKITGTPGAPDATTTILGNQLPAPPSPFGGVIKNGALQSKPWWAPRIVPPQQAPNVLLIITDDAGFGVPSTFGGVIPTPAMDRVAKAGLRYNRMFSTALCSPTRAALITGRNHHSAGFGVISEQATGFPGYNSIIERDKATIGRLLKDNGYATAWFGKNHNTPAFQASQSGPFDQWPTGMGFEYFYGFVGGDANQWQPNLFRNTTQIYPFEGKTPGSWNLVTAMADDAIDYMTRMHQINPSKPLFIKYAPGATHAPHHPTQEWVDRIHAMHLFDDGYEKLRERIFANQKKLGVIPKDAKLDPWPADLITPWDQLSPEAQKLFIRQVEVFAAYAAYSDYEIGRVIQQFEDLGKLDNTLIIYINGDNGTSAEGGPLGTPNEVAWFNGLNMLPVDVQMKFFDVWGTDQTYNHMSAGWSWAFDTPFSWFKQNASRLGGVNQNMVVSWPARIKDKGALREQFVHVIDVVPTILEAAGLRAPNLVDGIPQKPIEGTSFVYTFDGKNAKAPSRHERQYFEMFGQWALYDKGWLLSTKVNRAPWESFGPANPDPLNNQTLELYDLKRDFSQTTDLAAQNPQKLKEMKEAFIAEAKKYQVFPLDASVAARIVAPRPNITAGRREFVYTRPMVGLPQGDSPLLLNTSYSVTADIEVPAGGAEGMLLTSGGRFGGYGFYLKNGRPVWVWNMVDLERLKWEGTEPLSPGKHKVAFDFVYDGKGTGTLAFNDFSGVGRPGTGTLKVDGQVVATKTMPKTLPMILQWDESFDIGSDTLTGVNDADYQPPFRFTGKLNKLTVTVNRPQLSPADIKELEATMRTKAISD; translated from the coding sequence ATGCCTAGCCTGTTCTCTCGACTTTGCTCGCGCCTGTCTCTCCGTCCGCTGCAGTCGGTTCTGGCTGGTTTTTTGGCGCTGATCCTGGTGATCTCAACCGGGTTTTGGTGGACTCCCGCGATCGCTCAAAAAATCACTGGAACCCCTGGAGCACCGGATGCCACGACGACTATCCTCGGCAATCAGCTCCCAGCTCCCCCCTCGCCCTTTGGCGGTGTCATCAAGAATGGAGCCTTGCAGTCGAAGCCTTGGTGGGCACCCAGGATCGTTCCTCCGCAGCAAGCGCCTAATGTGCTGTTGATCATCACCGATGATGCTGGTTTTGGGGTGCCCAGTACCTTCGGTGGTGTGATTCCTACTCCAGCGATGGATCGTGTCGCCAAGGCCGGGCTGCGATACAACCGCATGTTCTCCACGGCGCTGTGTTCTCCCACGCGTGCCGCCCTGATCACCGGCCGCAATCACCACTCCGCCGGTTTTGGAGTGATCTCGGAGCAGGCTACCGGTTTCCCTGGCTACAACAGCATCATCGAGCGCGACAAGGCCACGATCGGCCGCCTGCTCAAGGACAATGGCTATGCCACCGCCTGGTTCGGCAAGAACCACAACACGCCCGCCTTCCAGGCCAGCCAGAGCGGGCCCTTCGATCAGTGGCCCACGGGGATGGGCTTCGAGTACTTCTACGGCTTCGTGGGTGGGGACGCCAACCAGTGGCAGCCGAACCTGTTCCGCAATACCACCCAGATCTATCCCTTCGAGGGTAAGACTCCCGGCAGCTGGAACCTGGTGACCGCGATGGCGGATGACGCCATTGACTACATGACGCGGATGCACCAGATCAACCCCAGCAAGCCGCTGTTCATCAAGTACGCCCCCGGAGCTACCCATGCTCCCCACCACCCCACCCAGGAGTGGGTGGACAGGATCCACGCCATGCATCTCTTTGATGATGGCTACGAGAAACTGAGGGAACGAATCTTCGCGAACCAGAAGAAGCTCGGCGTGATTCCCAAGGACGCCAAGCTCGATCCTTGGCCTGCTGATCTGATTACGCCTTGGGACCAGCTGAGCCCGGAGGCCCAGAAACTTTTCATCCGCCAGGTGGAGGTGTTCGCTGCTTACGCCGCCTACAGCGACTATGAGATCGGCCGGGTGATCCAGCAGTTCGAAGACCTCGGTAAGCTCGACAACACGCTGATCATCTACATCAACGGCGACAACGGCACCAGCGCCGAAGGCGGCCCGCTAGGTACCCCTAATGAGGTGGCCTGGTTCAACGGCCTCAACATGCTGCCCGTCGATGTTCAGATGAAGTTCTTCGACGTGTGGGGCACCGACCAGACCTACAACCACATGTCGGCGGGTTGGTCGTGGGCTTTCGACACCCCTTTCAGCTGGTTCAAGCAGAACGCCTCCCGCCTCGGCGGCGTGAATCAGAACATGGTTGTGTCGTGGCCAGCGCGGATCAAGGACAAGGGCGCTTTGCGTGAGCAGTTCGTGCACGTGATCGACGTGGTGCCGACCATCCTAGAGGCTGCGGGTCTACGGGCGCCAAATCTGGTGGACGGCATCCCCCAGAAGCCAATTGAGGGCACGAGCTTCGTTTATACCTTCGATGGCAAGAATGCCAAGGCGCCCTCAAGGCACGAGCGGCAGTATTTCGAGATGTTTGGGCAATGGGCTCTCTATGACAAGGGCTGGCTGCTGAGCACAAAGGTGAACCGTGCTCCTTGGGAGTCCTTTGGCCCGGCTAACCCCGATCCGCTCAACAACCAGACGCTGGAGCTCTACGACCTCAAGCGTGACTTCAGCCAGACCACCGACTTGGCAGCCCAGAATCCGCAGAAACTGAAGGAGATGAAGGAGGCGTTCATTGCCGAGGCGAAGAAGTATCAGGTGTTCCCGCTTGATGCCTCGGTAGCGGCGCGGATCGTGGCGCCACGGCCAAACATCACCGCCGGACGCCGTGAGTTCGTCTACACCCGGCCGATGGTGGGGCTGCCCCAGGGCGATTCACCCCTGCTGCTCAACACCTCCTACAGCGTCACTGCCGACATCGAGGTGCCGGCTGGCGGCGCCGAGGGCATGCTGCTGACCTCTGGCGGCCGCTTCGGTGGCTATGGCTTCTACCTCAAGAATGGCAGGCCCGTTTGGGTGTGGAACATGGTGGATCTGGAGCGCCTGAAGTGGGAGGGAACCGAGCCGCTCTCGCCTGGCAAGCACAAGGTCGCGTTCGATTTTGTCTACGACGGCAAGGGGACCGGCACCCTGGCCTTCAACGACTTCAGTGGCGTTGGCCGCCCCGGCACCGGCACCCTCAAGGTGGATGGTCAAGTGGTTGCGACCAAAACTATGCCCAAAACCCTGCCGATGATCCTGCAGTGGGATGAAAGCTTTGATATCGGCTCTGATACGCTCACCGGTGTTAATGACGCTGACTACCAGCCTCCATTCCGCTTTACTGGCAAGCTCAATAAGCTGACTGTGACGGTCAATCGACCTCAGCTGTCACCCGCAGATATCAAGGAGTTGGAGGCAACGATGCGCACCAAGGCTATTAGTGACTAG
- a CDS encoding MBL fold metallo-hydrolase → MKKRLLSMSLLFILGTFLVFGVTSFLQPSRVLAASPPAGQNRITSLYDAISSSQTLEKDWGYSALVEYNGKRILFDAGNNADIFKRNVKKLGLDLRTIDFAVLSHPHADHLSGFDYLVEVNPNVKLYLPADLHNLGAPSLFKFGGPDPNAAAALPPEERYFDTGATEVQLKPSGRYYKAKNVEYLRDNLTVAPGITIISTRSPYLGGFNGYPPKTPTEPALVGLPELSLALDTSRGEVLISGCSHTGIEAIIEATQKATGKSTYAALGGFHLFPYDATYITALANKVKNDLGVRIVSPAHCTGHLGFKIFKDFYKDNYLYGGLGSQFKFSA, encoded by the coding sequence ATGAAAAAACGACTCCTATCAATGAGTTTGCTGTTTATTCTGGGAACTTTTCTTGTCTTCGGAGTAACCAGTTTTCTTCAGCCCTCTCGTGTTCTAGCAGCATCACCACCGGCTGGTCAAAACCGTATTACTAGTCTGTACGATGCAATTAGCTCTAGTCAGACACTCGAAAAAGATTGGGGTTACAGTGCACTTGTTGAGTACAACGGTAAACGCATCTTGTTTGATGCTGGTAATAATGCCGATATTTTTAAGCGCAATGTTAAGAAGCTAGGACTTGACCTAAGGACGATTGATTTTGCGGTTCTCTCGCATCCCCATGCCGATCACTTGAGTGGTTTTGACTATCTTGTTGAAGTCAATCCCAACGTCAAACTCTATCTCCCTGCTGACCTTCATAACCTTGGAGCACCATCCCTCTTCAAGTTTGGTGGCCCTGATCCCAATGCCGCCGCTGCACTCCCACCGGAAGAACGTTACTTCGATACAGGTGCAACAGAAGTTCAACTCAAGCCGAGTGGACGGTACTACAAAGCCAAAAATGTTGAATATCTTCGTGACAACTTAACAGTTGCTCCGGGAATCACCATTATTTCAACGCGATCGCCCTACCTCGGAGGCTTTAACGGCTATCCCCCCAAAACCCCAACAGAGCCCGCACTTGTCGGCTTACCAGAACTCTCCCTTGCCCTCGATACTTCCCGAGGAGAAGTTCTCATTTCGGGTTGCTCTCATACTGGCATCGAAGCCATTATTGAAGCGACTCAAAAAGCGACTGGGAAGTCTACTTATGCTGCATTGGGTGGGTTTCATCTTTTCCCCTATGATGCGACATACATCACAGCTCTTGCTAACAAAGTCAAGAATGATCTGGGAGTTCGGATTGTTTCACCAGCCCATTGCACAGGACATCTTGGCTTTAAAATTTTCAAGGACTTTTACAAGGATAACTATCTCTATGGTGGCCTAGGATCACAATTTAAATTCTCAGCATAG
- a CDS encoding cation diffusion facilitator family transporter, producing MQVAYSPSDLPRFLLQIRGKPLVNSQSRPEPKRVSLQLHLSISICLLFGLFLVELGIGYWSHSLALIADAGHVSIDIAALLTTLISNYLAQSPHRYRWLPSPERLEIQSAFINTCSLLIVAVTIAIEAIQRLQLGEIEILGLPMLGAAVAGLLINLINAICLKSCSHHNLNLKSAFFHVIADVVSSVGVVLGAIAVTYWNWSWADGLTSLLVSLMILIFALLLLLKVSQQLFSLPTIQVAKSFQKPITALQSCLADYCNCSVNHSPRTLNPLLSPSLEDLIR from the coding sequence ATGCAGGTTGCTTATTCTCCATCTGATCTGCCTCGTTTTTTGCTGCAAATACGAGGAAAACCTCTTGTTAATTCTCAATCGAGACCTGAGCCTAAAAGAGTTTCCCTACAGCTTCACCTCAGTATTTCAATCTGTCTTTTATTTGGGTTATTTCTAGTAGAGCTAGGAATTGGCTACTGGAGTCACAGCCTGGCTCTAATAGCTGATGCTGGTCATGTCAGCATTGATATTGCCGCACTGCTTACAACGCTTATTTCAAATTACTTAGCTCAATCACCACACCGGTATCGCTGGCTTCCGAGTCCAGAGCGTCTCGAAATTCAATCTGCTTTTATCAATACCTGTAGCTTACTAATTGTTGCAGTCACAATCGCGATTGAAGCAATTCAACGATTGCAGCTCGGAGAAATAGAAATTCTAGGGCTCCCCATGCTGGGGGCTGCAGTTGCAGGCTTATTAATTAATCTCATTAATGCTATCTGTCTCAAAAGCTGCAGTCACCATAATCTCAACCTTAAAAGTGCTTTCTTCCATGTCATTGCAGATGTTGTTAGCTCTGTTGGCGTTGTTCTTGGTGCGATCGCAGTAACGTATTGGAATTGGAGCTGGGCAGACGGTCTAACAAGCTTATTAGTCTCTTTAATGATTCTAATTTTTGCTTTGCTACTCCTGCTTAAGGTTAGCCAACAACTCTTTAGTCTTCCAACAATTCAAGTAGCGAAATCATTCCAAAAGCCAATAACAGCCTTGCAATCTTGTCTTGCAGACTATTGCAACTGCTCTGTGAACCATTCCCCGCGTACCTTGAATCCTTTGCTCTCTCCATCTCTAGAGGATCTAATCCGATGA
- a CDS encoding class I SAM-dependent methyltransferase, with the protein MGFYSNVLLPWLMDRSMADPALVPHRREILANVSGNVLEVGFGSGINLPYYPEAVTQLTTVDINPGLNAIAQHRIAASPLTVSNQVLNGESLPMATAGFDYVVSTYTLCSIAQVHEALSEIARVLKPGGQFVFLEHGLSDRPNVQRWQHRLTPLNKLLADGCHQNRNIQQLIEAHFEQVTLERFADESMRFMGQIYYKGTATKTPVAPD; encoded by the coding sequence ATGGGCTTCTATTCCAATGTGCTGTTGCCATGGTTGATGGATCGCAGCATGGCTGACCCGGCCCTAGTCCCCCATCGGCGGGAAATTTTGGCCAACGTCTCAGGCAATGTGCTGGAAGTTGGTTTTGGCAGCGGAATTAACTTGCCCTATTACCCCGAGGCAGTCACTCAACTCACTACCGTCGATATCAATCCAGGGTTGAATGCGATCGCCCAGCATCGAATTGCCGCTTCGCCCCTGACGGTCAGCAATCAGGTCCTCAATGGCGAGAGCCTTCCGATGGCCACAGCCGGCTTTGACTATGTGGTCAGCACCTACACGCTATGCAGCATTGCCCAAGTGCACGAAGCCTTGAGTGAGATCGCCCGAGTGCTCAAGCCAGGAGGGCAGTTTGTCTTTCTGGAGCATGGATTGAGCGATCGCCCAAACGTCCAGCGTTGGCAGCATCGTCTGACTCCTCTCAATAAGCTGTTGGCAGATGGCTGCCATCAAAACCGCAACATTCAACAGCTCATCGAAGCTCACTTTGAGCAGGTTACGCTGGAACGTTTCGCGGATGAATCCATGCGGTTCATGGGCCAGATCTACTACAAGGGAACCGCTACCAAGACCCCTGTCGCTCCTGACTAA
- a CDS encoding glycoside hydrolase family 10 protein: MGRTAIAFLPLPFAPSEPELRQIAQMPQSSQPIRGVWLTTNDIPVLRDSSRVQSAMTELSQLNFNTVYPVVWNSGYALYPSAIAQRAGIPYIHQGAAGQDILADVIDQAHRQGLLAIPWFEFGFMAPPSSELAVAHPDWLTQRRDGSQTSGSAAGEVVWLNPFKPEVQQFINGLVAEIASRYDIDGIQFDDHTALPVDFGYDPYTVAQYQKETKRSVPSNPRDPAWMRWRADKITDFVGQLNRTLKQQRPQAILSVSPNPYETAYNSFLQDWVGWINRGLVDELLVQVYRWDMNSFTTQILRPEIQTAQTKIPVAIAILTGLRNRPMPMSMIQSKVLQSTGQGLGVAFFYYESLWYDAPEPVAERQALFRDLFGVPASRFSLRRQV, from the coding sequence ATGGGTAGGACTGCGATCGCCTTTCTACCGCTCCCGTTTGCGCCCTCGGAGCCTGAGTTAAGGCAGATTGCGCAGATGCCCCAGAGCTCCCAGCCAATCCGGGGGGTATGGCTGACCACCAACGATATCCCTGTCCTGCGGGATTCGTCGCGGGTACAGAGCGCCATGACTGAGCTATCTCAGCTCAACTTCAATACGGTCTATCCCGTGGTTTGGAATTCGGGCTATGCCCTCTATCCCAGCGCCATTGCTCAGCGAGCTGGAATTCCTTACATCCACCAAGGTGCTGCGGGGCAGGACATTCTGGCAGATGTGATTGACCAAGCTCACCGCCAGGGCTTGTTGGCCATTCCTTGGTTTGAGTTTGGCTTTATGGCTCCGCCATCATCGGAGTTGGCTGTAGCCCACCCAGACTGGCTCACCCAGCGACGGGACGGTAGCCAGACTTCGGGCAGTGCAGCAGGGGAAGTGGTGTGGCTCAACCCGTTTAAGCCGGAGGTTCAGCAATTCATTAATGGCCTAGTGGCTGAAATCGCTTCTCGCTACGACATCGACGGCATTCAGTTTGATGACCACACGGCCTTGCCCGTCGACTTTGGCTACGACCCCTATACCGTGGCGCAATACCAGAAGGAAACCAAGCGATCGGTACCGAGTAACCCCCGAGATCCAGCTTGGATGCGCTGGCGGGCGGACAAAATTACAGACTTTGTGGGTCAGCTAAATCGGACTTTGAAACAGCAGCGCCCCCAAGCCATCCTGTCCGTGTCGCCCAATCCCTACGAGACGGCCTACAACTCGTTTTTGCAGGATTGGGTGGGCTGGATTAACCGTGGTTTGGTGGATGAGCTGCTGGTGCAGGTCTACCGCTGGGATATGAACAGTTTTACAACTCAAATTCTGCGGCCCGAAATTCAGACAGCCCAAACGAAAATCCCCGTGGCCATTGCCATTCTGACGGGGTTACGCAATCGCCCCATGCCAATGTCGATGATTCAATCCAAGGTGCTGCAATCGACGGGTCAGGGACTAGGGGTAGCTTTTTTCTACTACGAAAGCCTCTGGTACGATGCGCCGGAGCCTGTAGCCGAGCGCCAGGCCCTCTTTCGGGATTTGTTTGGCGTGCCAGCGTCCCGGTTTAGCCTGCGGCGCCAGGTTTAA
- a CDS encoding cupin domain-containing protein: protein MMNPKPLVLKPGDRSAALHVVGTKVTVLVSEADSASQQITLQSGDEGSGPPPHSHDWDESFYVTKGQVQFTCSDRTTMCPAGTLVHVPAGTVHAFSYGPGGGEILEVTGASSRAVQMFSALNREVVPGPPDVPEVIRVANKYGVRFDL, encoded by the coding sequence ATGATGAATCCGAAACCGCTTGTCCTGAAACCGGGCGATCGCAGTGCTGCCCTCCATGTCGTCGGCACAAAAGTCACTGTTCTCGTATCAGAAGCGGACTCAGCAAGTCAGCAGATCACGCTGCAGTCGGGGGATGAGGGATCAGGTCCACCACCCCATAGCCACGACTGGGACGAGTCATTTTACGTGACCAAGGGTCAAGTTCAGTTCACCTGCAGCGACAGAACGACGATGTGCCCTGCTGGCACCTTAGTCCATGTCCCTGCTGGGACTGTTCATGCTTTTAGCTACGGTCCTGGTGGTGGCGAAATATTAGAGGTTACTGGGGCAAGCAGTCGGGCCGTTCAAATGTTCTCGGCGTTAAATCGTGAGGTTGTTCCTGGTCCACCAGATGTCCCAGAGGTAATCAGAGTTGCCAACAAGTATGGCGTTCGGTTTGATCTCTGA